One genomic region from Enterobacter hormaechei ATCC 49162 encodes:
- the fadR gene encoding fatty acid metabolism transcriptional regulator FadR, giving the protein MVIKAQSPAGFAEEYIIESIWNNRFPAGSILPAERELSELIGVTRTTLREVLQRLARDGWLTIQHGKPTKVNNFWETSGLNILETLARLDHESVPQLIDNLLSVRTNIATIFIRTAFRQHPEDALKVLATANEVEDHANAFATLDYNVFRGLAFASGNPVYGLILNGMKGLYTRIGRHYFANPEARSLALGFYHKLSKLCTEGLHDQVYETVRRYGHDSGEIWHRMQKTLPGDLAIQGR; this is encoded by the coding sequence ATGGTCATTAAGGCGCAGAGCCCGGCGGGTTTCGCGGAAGAGTACATCATTGAAAGCATCTGGAATAATCGTTTCCCTGCGGGATCAATTCTACCTGCTGAACGCGAACTCTCTGAACTGATTGGCGTCACCCGTACCACGCTGCGAGAAGTGCTCCAGCGTCTGGCGCGCGATGGCTGGTTGACGATACAGCATGGCAAACCCACTAAAGTGAACAACTTCTGGGAAACGTCCGGGCTGAATATTCTGGAAACGCTGGCGCGTCTCGACCACGAAAGCGTACCGCAGTTGATTGATAATCTGCTTTCCGTGCGCACCAACATCGCCACCATTTTCATCCGCACCGCGTTTCGTCAGCACCCTGAAGATGCGCTGAAAGTGCTCGCCACCGCCAATGAGGTGGAAGACCACGCGAATGCCTTTGCGACCCTGGATTACAACGTGTTCCGCGGTCTGGCGTTTGCTTCCGGCAATCCGGTTTACGGTCTGATCCTCAATGGGATGAAAGGGTTATATACGCGCATAGGTCGTCACTACTTTGCCAACCCTGAAGCCCGCAGTCTGGCGCTCGGCTTCTACCATAAACTGAGCAAACTCTGCACCGAAGGGCTGCACGATCAGGTCTATGAAACGGTGCGTCGTTATGGCCACGACTCCGGTGAAATCTGGCACCGGATGCAGAAAACCCTGCCGGGTGATTTAGCGATTCAGGGCCGGTAA
- the fadD gene encoding long-chain-fatty-acid--CoA ligase FadD, with product MKKVWLNRYPADVPAEINPDRYQSLIELFEHSVRRYADQPAFVNMGEVMTFRKLEERSRAFAAYLQEGLGLQKGDRVALMMPNLLQYPVALFGILRAGMIVVNVNPLYTPRELEHQLNDSGAAAIVIVSNFAHTLEKVVDRTQVKHVILTRMGDQLSTAKGTLVNFVVKYVKRLVPKYHLPDAISFRRALHAGYRMQYVKPEIVSEDLAFLQYTGGTTGVAKGAMLTHRNMLANLEQVNATYGPLLHPGKELVITALPLYHIFALTMNCLLFIELGGQNVLITNPRDIPGLVKELAKYPFTAMTGVNTLFNALLNNKEFQQLDFSTLHLSAGGGMPVQQAVAERWVKLTGQYLLEGYGLTECAPLVSVNPHDIDYHSGSIGLPVPSTEAKLVDDEDNEVPHGEPGELCVRGPQVMLGYWQRPDATDEIIKDGWLHTGDIAVMDDEGFLRIVDRKKDMILVSGFNVYPNEIEDVVMQHSGVLEVAAVGVPSGSSGEAVKIFVVKKDPSLTEDALITFCRRQLTGYKVPKLVEFRDELPKSNVGKILRRELRDEARAKVDNKA from the coding sequence TTGAAAAAGGTTTGGCTTAACCGTTATCCCGCGGATGTCCCTGCGGAGATCAATCCTGACCGTTATCAATCCCTGATTGAATTATTTGAACACTCGGTACGGCGCTACGCTGACCAGCCCGCGTTTGTGAATATGGGCGAAGTGATGACCTTCCGTAAGCTGGAGGAGCGCAGCCGGGCGTTTGCGGCCTACTTACAGGAAGGGCTGGGCTTGCAGAAAGGGGATCGCGTCGCGCTGATGATGCCAAACCTGCTGCAATACCCGGTGGCGCTGTTCGGGATCCTCAGGGCAGGGATGATCGTGGTTAACGTTAACCCGCTCTATACCCCGCGCGAGCTGGAGCATCAGTTGAATGACAGCGGGGCGGCGGCGATTGTGATTGTCTCCAACTTTGCCCACACGCTGGAAAAAGTCGTTGACAGAACCCAGGTTAAACACGTCATCCTGACGCGCATGGGCGACCAGCTCTCTACCGCGAAAGGAACGCTGGTCAACTTTGTCGTTAAATACGTTAAGCGACTGGTGCCGAAATACCACCTGCCGGATGCCATCTCCTTCCGCCGCGCGCTGCATGCGGGCTACCGGATGCAGTACGTGAAGCCGGAAATCGTGTCCGAGGATCTGGCCTTCCTACAATACACCGGCGGCACCACCGGCGTGGCCAAAGGGGCGATGCTGACCCACCGAAATATGCTGGCGAACCTTGAACAGGTAAATGCGACTTACGGGCCACTGTTGCACCCGGGCAAGGAGCTGGTGATCACCGCGCTTCCGCTGTATCACATTTTCGCGCTGACCATGAACTGCCTGCTGTTTATCGAGCTTGGCGGTCAAAACGTACTGATCACCAACCCGCGCGATATTCCGGGGCTGGTCAAAGAGCTGGCGAAATATCCGTTCACCGCCATGACTGGGGTGAACACCCTGTTTAACGCCCTGCTCAATAATAAAGAGTTTCAGCAGCTCGATTTCTCCACGCTGCACCTCTCGGCGGGCGGCGGGATGCCGGTTCAGCAGGCGGTTGCCGAGCGCTGGGTGAAACTCACCGGGCAGTATCTGCTGGAAGGCTATGGTCTGACGGAGTGCGCCCCGCTGGTCAGCGTCAACCCGCATGACATCGACTACCACAGCGGCAGTATCGGGCTGCCGGTCCCGTCGACCGAAGCAAAACTGGTGGATGATGAGGATAACGAAGTGCCTCATGGCGAGCCGGGGGAGCTGTGCGTCAGAGGGCCGCAGGTAATGCTGGGCTACTGGCAACGTCCGGATGCCACGGATGAGATCATCAAAGACGGCTGGCTGCATACGGGCGATATCGCGGTGATGGACGATGAAGGCTTCCTGCGCATCGTCGATCGCAAGAAAGACATGATCCTGGTGTCAGGGTTTAACGTCTATCCGAACGAAATCGAAGACGTGGTGATGCAGCACAGCGGCGTGCTGGAAGTGGCGGCGGTGGGCGTTCCCTCCGGCAGCAGCGGCGAAGCGGTGAAGATATTTGTGGTCAAGAAAGATCCTTCTCTTACCGAGGATGCGCTGATAACGTTTTGTCGCCGTCAGCTGACGGGCTATAAAGTGCCGAAGCTGGTGGAATTCCGCGATGAGCTACCGAAATCCAACGTCGGGAAGATATTACGACGAGAATTACGTGACGAAGCCCGTGCCAAAGTGGACAATAAGGCCTGA
- the minD gene encoding septum site-determining protein MinD, which produces MARIIVVTSGKGGVGKTTSSAAIATGLAQKGKKTVVIDFDIGLRNLDLIMGCERRVVYDFVNVIQGDATLNQALIKDKRTENLYILPASQTRDKDALTREGVEKVLDDLKKMEFDFVVCDSPAGIETGALMALYFADEAIITTNPEVSSVRDSDRILGILASKSRRAENGQEPIKEHLLLTRYNPGRVNKGDMLSMEDVLEILRIKLVGVIPEDQSVLRASNQGEPVILDTQADAGKAYADTVDRLLGEERPFRFIEEEKKGFLKRLFGG; this is translated from the coding sequence ATGGCACGCATTATTGTTGTGACTTCGGGTAAAGGAGGCGTTGGCAAGACCACCTCCAGCGCGGCCATCGCTACTGGTTTGGCCCAGAAGGGAAAGAAAACCGTCGTAATCGACTTCGATATTGGTCTGCGTAACCTGGACCTGATCATGGGTTGCGAACGTCGCGTGGTCTATGACTTCGTGAACGTCATTCAGGGCGATGCCACCCTTAACCAGGCGCTGATTAAAGACAAGCGCACCGAGAATCTCTACATTCTCCCGGCATCCCAGACCCGTGATAAAGACGCCCTGACCCGCGAAGGCGTGGAAAAGGTGCTCGACGATCTGAAAAAGATGGAGTTCGACTTCGTGGTCTGCGACTCCCCGGCCGGTATCGAAACCGGCGCGCTGATGGCGCTCTACTTCGCGGATGAAGCCATCATCACCACCAACCCGGAAGTCTCGTCAGTACGTGACTCCGACCGTATTCTCGGCATTCTGGCCTCGAAATCCCGTCGCGCGGAAAATGGCCAGGAGCCAATCAAAGAGCACCTTCTGCTGACCCGCTACAACCCGGGCCGCGTGAATAAAGGTGACATGCTGAGCATGGAAGACGTGCTGGAGATCCTGCGCATTAAACTGGTTGGCGTGATCCCGGAAGATCAGTCCGTGTTGCGCGCCTCTAACCAGGGCGAGCCAGTGATCCTGGATACACAGGCAGACGCGGGTAAAGCGTATGCGGATACCGTTGACCGTCTGCTGGGAGAAGAACGTCCTTTCCGCTTCATTGAAGAAGAGAAGAAAGGTTTCCTCAAACGCCTGTTCGGAGGATAA
- a CDS encoding YcgN family cysteine cluster protein, whose amino-acid sequence MNDIPFWQSKTLDDMTDAEWESLCDGCGQCCLHKLMDEDSDEIYFTNVACKQLNIKTCQCRNYERRFEYEPDCIKLTRENLPTFEWLPHTCAYRLLAEGKDLPTWHPLLTGSKAAMHGERISVRHIAVKESEVRDWEDHIMNHPNR is encoded by the coding sequence ATGAACGACATTCCTTTCTGGCAAAGCAAAACGCTCGACGACATGACCGACGCGGAGTGGGAATCGTTGTGTGACGGCTGCGGGCAGTGCTGTCTGCATAAGCTGATGGATGAAGATTCGGACGAAATCTACTTCACCAACGTAGCGTGCAAGCAGTTAAACATCAAAACCTGCCAGTGCCGCAACTATGAGCGCCGTTTCGAATATGAGCCGGACTGCATCAAGTTAACCCGTGAAAATCTGCCGACCTTTGAGTGGCTGCCGCATACCTGCGCGTATCGCCTGCTGGCGGAAGGAAAAGATCTGCCGACATGGCACCCGCTGTTGACGGGGTCGAAAGCGGCGATGCACGGCGAACGTATTTCCGTGCGCCACATTGCGGTGAAAGAGTCCGAGGTGCGGGACTGGGAAGACCACATCATGAATCACCCTAATCGGTGA
- a CDS encoding YcgL domain-containing protein, with amino-acid sequence MFCVIYRSTSRDQTYLYVEKKDDFSRVPEELMKSFGRPQLAMLLPLDGRKKLVNADLEKVKKALTEQGYYLQLPPPPENLLKQHLEVSGKK; translated from the coding sequence ATGTTTTGTGTGATCTACAGAAGTACCAGCCGCGACCAGACTTACCTTTATGTCGAAAAGAAAGACGATTTTTCCCGCGTGCCTGAGGAATTAATGAAAAGCTTTGGCCGACCACAGCTGGCGATGCTGCTGCCGCTGGATGGCCGCAAGAAGCTGGTGAACGCCGATCTGGAGAAAGTCAAAAAGGCGTTAACCGAGCAGGGCTATTATTTACAGCTTCCGCCGCCACCGGAAAATTTATTAAAACAGCATCTTGAGGTGAGCGGAAAGAAATAA
- the minE gene encoding cell division topological specificity factor MinE, whose translation MALLDFFLSRKKSTANIAKERLQIIVAERRRSDAEPHYLPQLRKDILEVICKYVQIDPEMVTVQLEQKDGDISILELNVTLPEAEESR comes from the coding sequence ATGGCATTACTGGACTTTTTTCTCTCGCGGAAAAAAAGCACCGCCAACATCGCAAAAGAACGTCTGCAAATCATCGTGGCGGAACGTCGTCGTAGCGACGCCGAACCGCACTACCTGCCGCAGCTGCGCAAAGACATTCTGGAAGTGATCTGCAAATACGTGCAGATTGACCCGGAAATGGTCACCGTTCAGCTGGAGCAAAAAGACGGGGATATTTCGATTCTGGAGCTGAACGTGACGCTTCCGGAAGCGGAAGAGTCGCGTTAA
- a CDS encoding Slp family lipoprotein encodes MAVQSKVVRFLMAGAVAIALSGCVTVPDAIKGTSPTPQQDLVRVMNAPELYVGQEARFGGKVVDVVNQQGKTRLEIATVPLDSGARPVLGEASRGRIYADVSGFLDPVDFRGQLVTVVGPITGLEAGKIGNTPYKFMTMQVNGYKRWRITQQVVMPPQPIDPWMWGPHPYRYGYGGWGWYNPGPAQVQTIVTE; translated from the coding sequence ATGGCGGTTCAGTCTAAAGTTGTACGCTTTCTTATGGCAGGCGCGGTTGCCATAGCACTGAGCGGGTGCGTCACCGTTCCTGATGCGATTAAGGGCACCAGCCCGACGCCACAGCAGGATCTGGTACGCGTGATGAATGCCCCGGAGCTGTATGTCGGGCAGGAAGCGCGGTTTGGCGGCAAGGTGGTTGACGTCGTCAACCAGCAGGGGAAAACCCGTCTGGAGATTGCCACCGTCCCGCTGGACAGCGGCGCGCGGCCTGTTCTGGGTGAAGCCTCGCGCGGGCGGATCTACGCTGACGTCAGCGGCTTCCTCGATCCGGTCGATTTCCGCGGGCAACTGGTGACCGTCGTCGGGCCGATTACCGGTTTGGAAGCGGGTAAAATCGGCAATACGCCCTACAAATTTATGACCATGCAGGTGAACGGCTACAAACGCTGGCGTATCACCCAGCAGGTGGTGATGCCGCCACAGCCAATCGATCCGTGGATGTGGGGTCCGCATCCGTATCGTTACGGCTACGGTGGCTGGGGTTGGTATAATCCAGGCCCTGCACAGGTTCAAACAATCGTAACTGAGTAA
- the minC gene encoding septum site-determining protein MinC: MSNTPIELKGSSFTLSVVHLHDAKPEVIRQALEDKIAQAPAFLKHAPVVVNVSDLEGPVNWKRLQQAVAATGLRIVGISGCKDAELKAEIERAGLPLLNEGKEKAPRATPATVPAPPPPAQTVTPVTKTRLIDLPVRSGQRIYAPNCDLIVTSHVSAGAELIADGNIHVYGMMRGRALAGASGDREAQIFCTHLTAELVSIAGEYWLSDKIPAEFYGKAARLQLADNALTVQPLN; the protein is encoded by the coding sequence ATGTCAAATACGCCCATCGAGCTTAAAGGCAGTAGCTTCACCTTATCAGTGGTTCATTTGCATGATGCAAAACCCGAGGTTATTCGTCAGGCGTTAGAAGACAAAATCGCGCAGGCTCCCGCTTTTCTTAAGCATGCTCCTGTTGTCGTCAATGTAAGCGACCTTGAGGGGCCGGTTAACTGGAAACGGCTTCAGCAGGCCGTCGCCGCTACGGGCTTGCGCATCGTCGGCATTAGCGGCTGCAAAGACGCTGAGTTGAAAGCTGAAATTGAACGCGCGGGTTTACCCTTGTTAAACGAAGGCAAAGAAAAAGCCCCACGAGCCACGCCTGCAACCGTTCCCGCTCCCCCGCCTCCGGCGCAAACTGTAACCCCAGTCACAAAAACGCGATTGATTGATCTGCCGGTTCGTTCCGGTCAGCGCATTTATGCGCCAAACTGTGATCTGATTGTGACAAGCCACGTCAGTGCAGGCGCGGAACTGATTGCAGATGGCAATATTCACGTTTACGGTATGATGCGTGGGCGCGCGCTTGCGGGCGCCAGCGGCGATCGAGAAGCACAAATTTTTTGTACTCATCTGACGGCAGAACTGGTGTCTATCGCAGGTGAATATTGGCTGAGCGATAAAATCCCAGCCGAATTTTATGGCAAAGCGGCTCGTCTGCAACTGGCAGATAACGCTTTGACCGTTCAACCGTTAAATTGA
- the dsbB gene encoding disulfide bond formation protein DsbB, whose protein sequence is MLRFLNQCSRGRGAWLLMALTAFALEMVALWFQHVMGLKPCVLCIYERCALFGIMGAGLVGAIAPKTPLRYAAIAIWLYSAWKGIALAWEHTQMQLHPSPFMTCDFAARFPSWLPLDKWLPQVFVASGDCSVRQWEFLTLEMPQWLVGIFVAYFVVALLVLIAQPFKPKKRDLFGR, encoded by the coding sequence ATGTTGCGATTTTTGAACCAGTGCTCACGCGGTCGCGGGGCGTGGTTACTGATGGCCCTGACCGCCTTTGCGCTGGAAATGGTCGCGCTGTGGTTTCAGCATGTGATGGGGCTGAAACCTTGCGTACTGTGTATTTATGAGCGTTGTGCGCTGTTCGGCATTATGGGCGCCGGTCTGGTGGGTGCGATTGCGCCAAAAACACCGTTACGCTATGCGGCAATTGCCATCTGGCTGTACAGCGCCTGGAAAGGCATTGCGCTGGCCTGGGAACACACCCAGATGCAGCTTCACCCGTCACCGTTTATGACCTGCGATTTTGCCGCCCGCTTCCCGAGCTGGCTGCCGCTGGATAAATGGCTGCCGCAGGTGTTTGTCGCCTCCGGTGACTGCTCCGTGCGCCAGTGGGAGTTTCTGACCCTGGAGATGCCGCAATGGCTGGTGGGCATTTTTGTCGCCTACTTCGTGGTGGCACTTCTGGTGCTGATTGCCCAGCCGTTCAAACCAAAGAAACGCGATCTTTTTGGCAGGTAA
- the rnd gene encoding ribonuclease D yields MITTNDELASLCEVTRDFPAIALDTEFVRTRTYYPQLGLIQMYDGKHVSLIDPLDITDWAPMRELLLDTAVTKYLHAGSEDLEVFLNTFGIMPQPLIDTQILAAFSGRPLSWGFAAMVEEYTGLTLDKSESRTDWLARPLTARQLDYAAADVFYLLPIAGQLMKEAEASGWLSAALDECRMTQQRRQEVVDPKEAWRDITNAWQLRTRQLACLQLLADWRLRKARERDLAVNFVVREEHLWAVARYMPGSLGELDSIGLSGSEIRFHGKTLLALVEKAQQLPEEALPEPLLNLMDMPGYRKAFKDIKALVQTVAGESKLSAELLASRRQINQLLNWHWKLKPQNGLPELVAGWRGELMAERLNTLLEGYPR; encoded by the coding sequence ATGATCACTACCAACGACGAGCTGGCTTCGCTGTGCGAGGTGACGCGTGATTTTCCCGCTATCGCCCTGGATACGGAATTTGTCCGCACCCGAACGTACTATCCGCAGCTGGGTCTGATTCAGATGTATGACGGCAAACACGTGTCGTTGATTGACCCACTCGACATTACCGACTGGGCACCAATGCGCGAACTGTTGCTTGATACCGCCGTGACCAAATATCTGCACGCGGGCAGTGAAGATCTGGAAGTATTCCTCAACACCTTTGGCATCATGCCGCAACCGCTGATTGATACCCAGATCCTCGCGGCGTTCAGCGGTCGTCCGCTCTCCTGGGGCTTTGCGGCGATGGTGGAAGAGTACACCGGTCTGACGCTGGATAAGAGCGAATCGCGCACCGACTGGCTTGCGCGACCGCTCACGGCGCGTCAGCTTGACTATGCCGCGGCAGACGTCTTCTACCTGCTGCCGATCGCAGGCCAGCTGATGAAAGAGGCGGAGGCTTCCGGCTGGCTGTCTGCTGCCCTGGACGAGTGCCGCATGACGCAGCAGCGTCGTCAGGAAGTGGTTGACCCGAAAGAAGCCTGGCGTGACATCACCAACGCCTGGCAGCTGCGCACCCGTCAACTGGCCTGTCTGCAATTGCTGGCTGACTGGCGTCTGCGTAAAGCGCGCGAGCGCGATCTTGCGGTCAACTTCGTGGTGCGTGAAGAACACCTGTGGGCGGTGGCGCGCTATATGCCGGGTAGCCTTGGTGAACTGGACAGCATTGGCCTTTCCGGAAGTGAAATCCGCTTCCACGGCAAAACGCTGCTCGCGCTGGTGGAGAAAGCCCAACAGCTGCCGGAAGAGGCACTGCCAGAGCCGCTGCTTAACCTGATGGACATGCCGGGCTACCGCAAAGCGTTTAAAGATATCAAAGCGCTGGTGCAGACGGTGGCGGGTGAAAGCAAACTGAGTGCCGAACTGCTGGCTTCACGTCGTCAGATTAACCAGCTGCTGAACTGGCACTGGAAGTTGAAACCGCAAAATGGTTTACCGGAACTGGTCGCCGGATGGCGAGGGGAACTGATGGCCGAACGCCTGAATACCCTGCTGGAAGGCTATCCACGCTAA
- the nhaB gene encoding Na(+)/H(+) antiporter NhaB has product MEISFGRALWRNFLGQSPDWYKLILLVFLVVNPVIFLLDPFIAGWLLVAEFIFTLAMALKCYPLLPGGLLALEAVIVGMTSAEHVKNEIASNLEVLLLLIFMVAGIYFMKQLLLFIFTRLLLSIPSKSLLSLAFCLAAAFLSAFLDALTVVAVVISVAVGFYGIYHRVASSRPGENLQDDSHVEAHNRDVLEQFRAFLRSLMMHAGVGTALGGVMTMVGEPQNLIIAKAAEWHFGEFFLRMAPVSVPVLICGLATCVLVEKFNLFGYGAKLPDPVRKELQKFDEQSRKQRTRQETLRLIAQGIIGVWLIAALAFHLAEVGLIGLSVIILATSLSGVTDEHAIGKAFTEALPFTALLAVFFAVVAVIIDQHLFAPIIAFVLQAAPDSQLTLFYLFNGLLSSISDNVFVGTVYINEAKAAMEQGIVSTGQFELLAVAINTGTNLPSVATPNGQAAFLFMLTSALAPLIRLSYGRMVWMALPYTVVLTLVGLLCIKITLVPCTQWLLQAGILAAH; this is encoded by the coding sequence GTGGAAATTTCATTTGGGCGCGCACTGTGGCGCAATTTTTTAGGCCAGTCACCGGACTGGTACAAACTCATTTTACTGGTATTCCTGGTCGTTAATCCCGTTATCTTTTTGCTGGATCCCTTCATTGCCGGATGGCTGTTGGTCGCCGAGTTTATCTTTACCCTGGCGATGGCGCTGAAGTGCTATCCGCTGTTGCCCGGCGGGCTGCTGGCGCTGGAAGCCGTGATCGTTGGAATGACCAGCGCGGAGCACGTTAAAAACGAGATTGCGTCGAATCTCGAAGTCCTGCTGCTGCTGATCTTCATGGTGGCGGGGATCTACTTTATGAAGCAGCTTCTGCTGTTTATCTTCACCCGTTTGCTGCTGAGCATTCCATCGAAATCGCTGCTCTCGCTGGCGTTTTGTCTTGCCGCGGCCTTCCTGTCAGCCTTCCTGGATGCGCTGACGGTCGTGGCGGTGGTGATCAGCGTCGCCGTCGGTTTTTACGGGATTTACCACCGTGTGGCCTCGTCTCGTCCCGGCGAAAACTTACAGGACGACAGCCACGTTGAAGCGCATAACCGTGACGTGCTGGAACAGTTCCGTGCGTTTCTGCGGAGCCTGATGATGCATGCGGGCGTGGGGACGGCGCTGGGCGGCGTGATGACCATGGTCGGGGAGCCGCAAAACCTGATCATCGCCAAAGCGGCGGAGTGGCATTTTGGCGAATTTTTCCTGCGTATGGCGCCGGTTAGCGTGCCCGTACTGATCTGCGGGTTAGCAACCTGTGTGCTGGTCGAAAAATTCAACCTCTTTGGCTATGGCGCGAAGTTGCCCGATCCGGTCCGCAAGGAGCTGCAAAAGTTTGACGAGCAGAGCCGCAAACAACGTACGCGCCAGGAGACGCTGCGCCTGATTGCACAGGGCATCATCGGCGTATGGCTTATCGCCGCGCTGGCCTTCCACCTTGCCGAGGTGGGGCTGATTGGCCTGTCGGTAATTATTCTTGCCACCAGCCTGAGCGGCGTCACGGACGAACATGCTATCGGTAAGGCCTTTACCGAAGCGCTGCCCTTTACCGCGCTGCTGGCGGTGTTTTTTGCCGTCGTGGCGGTGATTATTGACCAACATCTGTTCGCGCCGATTATCGCGTTCGTGCTTCAGGCTGCGCCTGACTCGCAACTGACGCTGTTCTATCTCTTTAACGGTCTGCTGTCCTCCATCTCCGATAACGTTTTTGTCGGGACGGTGTACATCAATGAAGCCAAAGCCGCGATGGAGCAAGGGATTGTAAGCACCGGTCAGTTCGAGCTGCTGGCGGTGGCCATCAACACCGGAACGAACCTGCCCTCCGTGGCAACGCCGAACGGCCAGGCGGCATTTCTGTTCATGCTGACCTCGGCGCTGGCACCACTCATACGACTTTCTTATGGAAGAATGGTCTGGATGGCGCTGCCGTATACGGTGGTGCTCACCCTTGTTGGTTTGCTGTGCATCAAAATTACTCTCGTTCCCTGTACGCAATGGTTGTTGCAAGCAGGTATACTTGCGGCGCATTAA
- a CDS encoding fumarylacetoacetate hydrolase family protein, which yields MYQHHNWQGALLDYPVSKVVCVGSNYAKHIQEMGSAVPEEPVLFIKPETALCDIRQPLVLPQGLGSVHHEVELAVLIGATLRQATEEHVEKAIAGYGVALDLTLRDVQGKMKKAGQPWEKAKGFDNSCPISGFVPVGEFTDDPQNTPLSLKVNGEIRQQGTTADMIHKIVPLIAYMSRFFTLKPGDVILTGTPEGVGPLHSGDELDVSFNGLSLKTRVL from the coding sequence ATGTATCAACATCATAACTGGCAAGGTGCATTACTGGATTATCCCGTCAGCAAAGTGGTCTGCGTGGGCAGCAACTATGCAAAACATATTCAGGAGATGGGCAGCGCCGTGCCGGAAGAGCCGGTTCTGTTTATTAAGCCAGAAACGGCACTGTGTGATATTCGCCAGCCGCTGGTTCTGCCGCAGGGACTGGGTTCGGTGCATCATGAAGTGGAGCTGGCGGTGCTGATCGGCGCAACGCTGCGTCAGGCGACCGAAGAGCACGTTGAGAAAGCCATTGCGGGTTACGGCGTCGCGCTCGACCTGACGCTGCGCGACGTACAGGGCAAAATGAAGAAAGCAGGGCAGCCGTGGGAAAAAGCCAAGGGATTTGATAATTCATGCCCGATTTCCGGTTTCGTTCCTGTCGGCGAATTTACCGACGATCCGCAGAACACGCCGCTTAGTCTGAAGGTCAACGGCGAGATCCGCCAGCAGGGCACTACCGCTGACATGATCCATAAGATTGTCCCGCTGATTGCCTACATGAGCCGCTTCTTCACCCTGAAACCCGGCGATGTGATCCTCACCGGCACCCCGGAAGGTGTGGGGCCGCTGCACAGTGGCGACGAACTGGACGTCAGTTTTAACGGCCTGTCGCTGAAAACCCGCGTGCTGTAA